The Gemmatimonadaceae bacterium DNA segment TCCCAAGCTCGCCGTCTCCGACTGGGATCACCGGGCGTACACCAGCGCGTTCACCGCGCCGGTGGCCGGTGATCCGGGTGCGCGGCAGCGCCAGCAGATCGTCCTCGGCGAGCTGCTCTACAACGGCACGTTCTCGCGCGGTGTGGCGCTCGATGCCGGCGTGCAGCTGCGGACCGATGCGATCGAGACTGAGCGCGTGCCTGGTGGACGTCGCACGCACACCTCGCTGGAGCCCTTCGCGCAGGTGGAACTCTCGCCGCTGCGCGGGTTGGCGCTGCTGCCCGGCGTGCGCGTGACGCACAGCGACGTGTGGGGCACGCACCTCACGCCGCGCGTGGCGGCGCGAGCGCAACTGGCTCCGCGGCTGATGCTGCGTGCGTCGTACGGCGACGGCTTCCGCGCGCCGGACTTCAAGGAGCTGTTCTTGTTCTTCCAGAACACCAGCGCCGGCTACGCGGTGCAGGGCAATCCGGCGCTGCAGCCGGAGCATTCGCGCAACGCGATGCTCGGGCTCGAGTGGGCCACGCCGGGTGGCTACGTGCGCGGCCAGCTGTTCCAGAACGACTTCACCGACTTCATCGAGACGCAGGTCATCTCCGCGCCCAACGAGGCGCCGGTCTACGAGTACCAGAACCGTGACCGGGGCTGGACGCGTGGCGTGGAACTCGAGACGGCCGCCAACCTCGTGGCCAGCGGTCGGCTGCGCGGCGAGCTCGGCCTCTCGTTGCTCGAGACGCGCGACGTGCGCAGTGGCCTCGCGTTGCTCGGCCGCCCCGAGCGCTCGGGCCGCGTTGGCGTGCAGGCGGTGCTGCCCCTGGCAGTGCGCAGCAGCGTCACGCTGGTCCACACCGGTCGCACGGCGATGCAACGCGACTCGGCCGGTGCCGTCAGCAGCCATCGCGATGCGTTCACGCGTTTCGACCTGCGCGTTGCGCGCACGCTGCTGAGCGGCCTCGAGTTCTCCTTTGGCGCCGACAACCTGTTCGACCGTCGCCCTCGCGAATGGGCCGGCTTCACTGGCCGTCACGTCTATACCTCCTTCACGTACACCCTTCCCGGACTCCGCTGATGCTGCGCTCCTTCTTCCTCCTCGCCGTCACCGCGCTGACCGTCTCGGCGCAGTCGCCCGCCGCCACGGGCACGATCATCATCGCCCACGGCGGCGACTCGACCTGGAACGCCGGCGTGCGCGAGATCGCGGCGCAGGTGCGCACCGGTGGTCCGGTGGAAGTGAGCTTCCTGATGGGACCGGGTGCCGCCACCGCACGCTTCCAGGACGCCGTCGCCAAGCTCGACGCGCGGGGCGTCTCGCGCATCGTCATCGTGCCTTTGCTAGTGTCCAGCCACAGCGGCCACTACGAGCAGATCCGCTACCTCGCCGGGCAGGACGTGCAGTTGGGCGCGACGATGGAGCATCACCTGCATATGGCCGGCATCGAGCGCTCGACGTCGCGGACGCCGCTGGTGCTCACGCCGGCGCTGGACGATGCGCACGAGATGGCGCGCGTGCTGGCCGACCGTGCGTTGGCGCTGGTGCGTGCGCAGGGCGACGAGCCGTCGCGCCGCGGCCTGACGATCGTCGGGCACGGTCCCAACTCGGCTGAGGACTACGCGCAGTGGATGGCCAACCTGCGTCCCGTCGCCGACAGCGTCCGCGCCTGGACCGGATTCCGCGATGTGCGGCTCGAGCTCGTGCGCGATGACGCGCCCGCGCCGGTGCGCGCCGAGGCGGTGCTGCGCACGCGCGAGCTGATCGAGATGCAGCGCCTCATCACCGGCCGCGACGCCATCGTCGTGCCGGTGCTGGTGTCCAAGGGCTTGGTCAGCCGCGACAAACTGCCGCGCGACATCGACGGCACGCCGTCAGTGTACGTGGGCGAGCCGCTGCTGCCGCACGCGGCGATGGCGTCGTGGGTCGAACGCCGCGTGCGGGAGAGCGCGGTCAGCGCTGCAGCTCAAAGCCGAACGGAATCTCCACGACCTGCCGCACACGCGCACGGCCAACACGCGCCGGAGTAAAGCGCAGGCGCGGCAGGATCGCGCGCACGCTCTCGCTGAACGCGGGGTGCGTGCTCTCGAGGATTACGAGCGAGGCAAGGTTGGCGCGGCCGTCGGCGTTCACGACGAAGCGCACGCGCACGCCGCCCTCGACGCGCGACTGCCGCAGGAACTCCGGATAGCGCGGCAGCGGCGAGCTCTGGAGCAGGCGTGCCGGTACGTCCACCGACTCCGCGCCGGGAACGCCGTCGCCGCTTCCGACCGACTCACCCGCACCGAGGTCTGGCGCGCCGAGCCCGCCGTCTCCGGCGGGGAGGTCGACGGCAGGCGCGACGTCCACCGCGATGCCGGTCGGGATCTCGGTCGGTGCGGTCACCGGCGGCACATCCACGGCCGGGACGGCGGGTGCGGTCGCCGGTGACGTGTTCGCGCGCGGCGGCGCGGTCCGTTGCGGCTGCGGCGCCGCCGGCCGCGGCGTGACGGGTGCGGTGAGCGGCACGATGCGCGAGTTGCCATCCGCCGGGGCGAAGACTTCGGACGGCGCCGAGGCCACGACCATCGCCGCGATCACGCCGACGTGGAGCGCAAAGCTCAGGGCCGTACTGTTGGCGTTGTGGTGCCGAGCCGGACGTGAGGCGATCAGGTTCGTCAGCATCGTACCCTCCCGTGAAGGTCCTGGGAGATGGTACGCCTGGCGGATTACGGCGGTACCACCAGTTCCATTACGGGAGGGTTACGACTGGATGAACCTCTCGTGCACTCGGATCACCCCGCACGGAACTTCTCGCGCCAGGCCAAGAACTCGCTTGCCCGGAGCCCTTCGCGCGTTGCGGAGGCGTCATTCAGCGCGAGCAGCAACTCGAGCAACAGCTCCGCGAAGGCGCTGCGGTCGGGCTCCGGAATGTCGTGCTGCGTCGCCCACGCCTGTCCCCAGCCTCTGGACGGCGCGATGCCGCCGCGCACGGCGTCAGTGATGGCCTTGCGGAGCGTATCACGGTATCGAAGACGAATTGGATCGGGCTGCGTGACCGCTTGTTGAGCGACCAAGTACAGGTCGCAGGACTGTCGATACGCGTGCGTGAACACCTCGCGCAGCAGGTCGACACGCTTGAACTCGTAGACCGCAAGGATCGCCTCGAGGTACTCGCGCTCCGACACTTCCACGAACGTGAGCGGGCAGAGGTTCGCGGCAACCAGCGGAATGTTGGCCGCGAGCCGGGATGTCCGCTTGTTGACGTCGTTAAAAGGCTGCAGGTACGGCAGGTGCACCATCAGGAAGAATGCCTGCTCAAAGGGATCTGCAATCGCGGCCGCCGTGCTCGCGATGCGCGCGAAGCATTCGGCGATGAGTTGCGGGACTGCGGTCGGATAGTACTTGGAGTTGCCGATCCGCACCTCGCCCCGCCGCAGTTGCCCTTCGTGCGCCCGGTTTCGCATCAGGTTGTCGGCGAGTGCCGCGTGGAGCCCGCGCAGCAGTCGCTCGCTGACGCGCAGCTCCGGTCCCTCGGCGACCAAGAGTTCTATCGCCGCTTTGTGATTCAGGATCATCTGCGCCTCAGCCGCATCCTTGCCCTCCGCCCGTTGTCCGAACTCCAGGAGGATCTCGGTGTCGAGCCTGGAATAGGTGTTGCCTTCCAGTCTGCTGGATGCCCAGGAGAGGTCGATGAGCAGCCGCTCGTAGATGTCGCGGGCGAACGTTCCCGCCGGCCTCCCGGCGACGGGACTGCGGCCGATGCGCGCGAGATGCCGGCGGAGCTCCTCGGACAGGTAGTACGTCTCACCCGGCACATACGCGTACAGCCAGTCGTGGTCGTATCCGACCCAGTCGCGTTGCTCGATTGGTCGCGCAAGCATCGCGCGGACGGCCTCGGCATCAGGCTCGGCGAAGAATTCTGTAGAAGGCCTCTCGGCGTCGGGGCTCGTTGAGGACGCGATGGACGCGAGCCGGTAGCGGCGCCCCTTTCCATCACCCGTCGCCGCGACGGATCCTGCGGGCAGTTGACGGATCCGGTATGAAACCGCGCGGGGCTCAAGGGTGAGCGCGAACTCGCGCCGCAAGATGTCCGCAATCTCGCCGACGGAGAGCCCGTCCGGATATCGGCTGAGCACCTCAAGGATCTTCTGGGCTTCACGTCGGACGTTCGAGCTCGGTCCCATCATCTCGGCCTCAAATTGTCGATAAGTACATTGAATATCGACAATTTATCGATAAAATCAAGAATTATCGACAATGTATCGATAAATTCTTGCATATCGACAAACAGATGCTGACGTGATCCGAGGATTGGATACGGCCGTCTGGCAGCCTCTTACACCAACATCCCCGCCAGACACGCCGACGTGAACGCCGCCAGGTTCCCGCCGATCATCGCCTTCAGCCCGAGCTGCGCAATCTCGCTGCGCCGCTCCGGTGCCAAGCCACCGATGCCGCCGATCTGGATTG contains these protein-coding regions:
- a CDS encoding TonB-dependent receptor, whose translation is MRALIQASVRTLVLALTFAPLLSAQESPSGRVTSQADGRAIAGAEVLLIGDDTVRARTDGDGWWRAPSLPVNGRTLRVRAMGFVARSVPLGAGTVETLTLVPAAIAMDQVVVSAARREQKLADAVATVEVVSRRDLERSGASDLASVLTEQLGIELQGGHPAGSGAMLQGIGSERVLILLDGQPLAGRLSGNFDLARIPVGMVDRVEVVKGAQSTLYGSEAMGGVINIITRRPGEDGQRLGGSLSGTIGAQGRMDGAGRVQLALGNVATSVDVARRSQETAPGIAQDDGAMAERFDVAATMRWRPDSLRQAEVALLALDERQRWRTGTFYGISDNVQLNARVGGSWARGVHRLSPKLAVSDWDHRAYTSAFTAPVAGDPGARQRQQIVLGELLYNGTFSRGVALDAGVQLRTDAIETERVPGGRRTHTSLEPFAQVELSPLRGLALLPGVRVTHSDVWGTHLTPRVAARAQLAPRLMLRASYGDGFRAPDFKELFLFFQNTSAGYAVQGNPALQPEHSRNAMLGLEWATPGGYVRGQLFQNDFTDFIETQVISAPNEAPVYEYQNRDRGWTRGVELETAANLVASGRLRGELGLSLLETRDVRSGLALLGRPERSGRVGVQAVLPLAVRSSVTLVHTGRTAMQRDSAGAVSSHRDAFTRFDLRVARTLLSGLEFSFGADNLFDRRPREWAGFTGRHVYTSFTYTLPGLR
- a CDS encoding energy transducer TonB, whose amino-acid sequence is MLTNLIASRPARHHNANSTALSFALHVGVIAAMVVASAPSEVFAPADGNSRIVPLTAPVTPRPAAPQPQRTAPPRANTSPATAPAVPAVDVPPVTAPTEIPTGIAVDVAPAVDLPAGDGGLGAPDLGAGESVGSGDGVPGAESVDVPARLLQSSPLPRYPEFLRQSRVEGGVRVRFVVNADGRANLASLVILESTHPAFSESVRAILPRLRFTPARVGRARVRQVVEIPFGFELQR
- a CDS encoding Fic family protein codes for the protein MMGPSSNVRREAQKILEVLSRYPDGLSVGEIADILRREFALTLEPRAVSYRIRQLPAGSVAATGDGKGRRYRLASIASSTSPDAERPSTEFFAEPDAEAVRAMLARPIEQRDWVGYDHDWLYAYVPGETYYLSEELRRHLARIGRSPVAGRPAGTFARDIYERLLIDLSWASSRLEGNTYSRLDTEILLEFGQRAEGKDAAEAQMILNHKAAIELLVAEGPELRVSERLLRGLHAALADNLMRNRAHEGQLRRGEVRIGNSKYYPTAVPQLIAECFARIASTAAAIADPFEQAFFLMVHLPYLQPFNDVNKRTSRLAANIPLVAANLCPLTFVEVSEREYLEAILAVYEFKRVDLLREVFTHAYRQSCDLYLVAQQAVTQPDPIRLRYRDTLRKAITDAVRGGIAPSRGWGQAWATQHDIPEPDRSAFAELLLELLLALNDASATREGLRASEFLAWREKFRAG